The genomic stretch TCTGTTTTttagtttcttaattatttttatatgcaagtgttcttttaaccAAGTTATTTGTCCGAGAAAGGTTGTTTTGTTTGATTTGTGTAGAGGCTATTCATCTCTTCTAGCTGGCTAACGAGGGTCCTAATAGTTAACATATTTATAAATTTACACATATGGTCCaagaagatttttaaatttttgggatcataattataattatagatatctaatgttatcaattaaataagtcataaattaatgtgatcaaatttagaattaaaaaattcgaCTTAAGAACTCAATTGTCATGAATATAGTAGTGTGAATaccatatatataatttttaatttattgaaaGGTCAAATTGAAAATAAGTAAACGTAGGTAATTATAAATATGAGTTATGGTCTAAATTTACAGTTTGACGATTTTATTTTGTACCTCCTCAAAAAAATCTGTAAATTGACAATCATAGCCTAAAATCGATTATGTTTATGATTTATTGAGAATGgaatagaatttaaaattttatgttgAGATCTCTCAATCTATTTTTCCATCCTATAATACTCATCCAAGAGTTCCTCTATGACCCTAAGATACGTGGAAGAATGGTAAATTACAGTACCGAACAACATGCGGGAGAAAGTTATTCATTAACGACTAAGTTGACTAAACCAATGGGCTCAATGCAACGAGCTCAACCTCACTAGCAAGCAATTCATTCGTTTTAATGAAGATACCGAAGAGCTTCTAGCATGAAACCTCTGAACCTGGCCATGTTAAGCTTCACATCTTGCTTAACCAAATACACAGACCTTCTGAAAACCCACCCTTGCCTTGCAATTGATCTGGGCTCTTTCAGCACGGGATGGTCTCTAGGATACTGATCTATCAGTGAGCTCTCTTCCTCAGTTATACTGTAGTGCAAGTACTTGATCTTCAAATCCAGTGCAGGTTCACCAAAATCCACCCTCGATATATCGTCCATCTCCCCCAAAGGGACGACCTGGATGAGCACTGCGCCGATCGGGAGGAAGACGAGGTTAGCGAGTCCCGCACCATGAACCCCCATCATCACATCGCATGAGTTCACGAGCTGAGCGAATTCAGACAAGTTGGACTCCCTTTCAGTGTCTGTCACGACTACTTCGAAGTCTAACTCTCGAGCCACTCGAACAATCTCATCGACGTTCTTGAATCTCCTCGTCCTCGTTCTCGCGATGATCATGAGCctaggcttcttcttcttctctcgatCGGGTCCTCCTAGTTTTATCGCCCTTTGCCGTTTCAGCGCAAAGGAATCCCTCAGCAGTCGTCCGAAGTCGGGCATGGAGAGCTGCTGCCCTTCCGGGCTCATGGCGGCGCCCACGCTCATCTCTTTGTGGAACTTGAGGCCTACGATGGCACGAGAAAAGCATCGGACAGAATTGTCTTTGCTCAGGTCTATGATTCGGTGACGGGAGAGCCTTTTCAGTATTGAGTCGTACTTCTGAATCCACCACGGCGCGATGTCGAGCACCAGAAACTGGACTCCTCCGTCGAACTGAGACGTGGTTATGAACAGAGGGATCAGGACGTCGGTGAAGTCGTGGAATGCATTGCCCATGTAACCGCCAGTGGAGAAGATGATGGCCGGTGCGCTGCTTCTCGTGCTACATTCCGGTACGTGTGCGTGATCAGAAACGGATTTCACCGAGACTTCGGTGACATGGGACATCGCGTACGGGTCTTCCTTCCGAGGATGAGGCTTTATCAGCCATGAACCTCGCGACTCGTCGACGCCCTTTGGTCTCGCCACTAAGACAGAAGAGTTGGCACCGTGGATTCTGATGTCACCCTGCAGTTCGCAGACATTCGACCTTCTCTTCGAAAAATCACACAAGGGAACTTTCCCCTGCTTTAACTCTTGTTTCCTCCTCACCGATTCACCTGTAACAAATTCAAAGATTAAAGCAGCCATTTGCTTTTAACTCAGAGCTAGCTGCATAGTCAAACATCTGCCTTATACCTAATCGATGATCAAGACTGATCACTCCTGAAGGTGGTGTACCAGGAGCTGCATGATTCCTCAGCCAGGAACTTACTGTTGAAAAGggaaaaggggaaaggaaagagaaaagagaaagacaAGGTTAAAGAATGGTGAAATAAAAACGAAAATTGTTTGCAAAAACATGCAGAACTAGCTAGCAGCATTTTGGTAGTTGTATGAGACTTACGTCTGGGGAAGATGATGGAATATCTCACGTACAGAGTTACCGAGATCAAACAGCATGAAGCGAGCAAAGACAAGTGCAGCTTTCGGTGTTTTCTGGAGCTGAGCCTCCTGCAGAACTTGTTTTCACATCCCATCTCACTTCAAGAAATGAAGAGAGTGAAAATTAGACAAAAGAAAAGGCAGTGGGGAGAAGTGGAACTTGGCTGGGTTGATATAGAACTACAGTTTGAAGGATGGTATCGAAGATTTTCAACCAACATaccttttctttgtttttttttaaaaaaaaagagtagaTGGAAAATCGCAATATCAGAAAATGTAAAAATTATGGTAGGTAGATGGAAGAACTATTATGTTTATGGCACCTCCTTCTTGTTGTTTTACTCAGAAGAA from Zingiber officinale cultivar Zhangliang chromosome 5B, Zo_v1.1, whole genome shotgun sequence encodes the following:
- the LOC121987764 gene encoding alpha-1,3-arabinosyltransferase XAT3-like, producing MGCENKFCRRLSSRKHRKLHLSLLASCCLISVTLYVRYSIIFPRLSSWLRNHAAPGTPPSGVISLDHRLGESVRRKQELKQGKVPLCDFSKRRSNVCELQGDIRIHGANSSVLVARPKGVDESRGSWLIKPHPRKEDPYAMSHVTEVSVKSVSDHAHVPECSTRSSAPAIIFSTGGYMGNAFHDFTDVLIPLFITTSQFDGGVQFLVLDIAPWWIQKYDSILKRLSRHRIIDLSKDNSVRCFSRAIVGLKFHKEMSVGAAMSPEGQQLSMPDFGRLLRDSFALKRQRAIKLGGPDREKKKKPRLMIIARTRTRRFKNVDEIVRVARELDFEVVVTDTERESNLSEFAQLVNSCDVMMGVHGAGLANLVFLPIGAVLIQVVPLGEMDDISRVDFGEPALDLKIKYLHYSITEEESSLIDQYPRDHPVLKEPRSIARQGWVFRRSVYLVKQDVKLNMARFRGFMLEALRYLH